In Sedimentibacter sp. MB31-C6, one genomic interval encodes:
- the prfA gene encoding peptide chain release factor 1 has translation MLEKLDFLEEKYIELTDKISDPEILSDSKKLQKLMKEQSQIEHIVLKYKEFKDINGQLNDSKEMLKEKLDDDFKEMVKEEVKELSEILDNLEQELKILLLPKDPNDDKDVIVEIRAGVGGDEAGLFAGDLLRMYLRYAERQGWKAEFITLNEQGIGGYKEVIFSIKGKGAYSKLKYESGVHRVQRVPDTESSGRIHTSSATVAVLPEADDIDIEINPNEVRVDVFRSSGNGGQSVNTTDSAVRLTHIPTGIVISCQDEKSQLKNKDKAFKVLKARLYDKYLQEQNDELAQERRSQVGSGDRSERIRTYNFPQGRVSDHRIGLTLYKLDSFIDGDITEMIDSLTTSDQAEKLKNISE, from the coding sequence ATGTTAGAAAAATTAGATTTTTTAGAAGAAAAATATATAGAATTAACAGATAAAATTTCTGATCCAGAAATTCTAAGTGATTCAAAAAAGCTCCAAAAACTTATGAAAGAACAATCACAAATAGAACATATAGTATTAAAATATAAAGAATTTAAAGATATTAATGGTCAGCTTAATGATTCTAAAGAAATGCTTAAAGAAAAGCTTGATGATGATTTTAAGGAAATGGTAAAAGAAGAAGTAAAAGAATTATCAGAAATATTAGATAACCTTGAACAGGAGTTGAAAATACTGCTGTTACCAAAAGATCCTAATGATGATAAGGATGTTATCGTTGAAATAAGAGCAGGAGTTGGTGGAGATGAAGCCGGGTTGTTCGCTGGCGACTTACTTCGTATGTATTTAAGATATGCAGAAAGACAGGGATGGAAAGCAGAATTTATTACTTTAAACGAACAGGGAATAGGCGGATATAAAGAAGTTATATTCTCTATTAAGGGAAAAGGAGCTTATTCAAAGTTAAAATATGAAAGTGGTGTTCATAGGGTACAGAGAGTACCTGATACAGAATCTAGTGGTAGAATTCATACATCTTCGGCTACTGTTGCTGTTTTACCTGAAGCAGATGATATTGATATTGAAATTAATCCAAACGAAGTTAGAGTTGATGTATTCAGGTCATCAGGTAATGGAGGACAAAGTGTTAATACAACTGATTCCGCTGTAAGGTTAACACATATACCAACGGGGATTGTTATATCATGTCAAGATGAAAAATCACAACTTAAAAATAAAGATAAAGCTTTCAAAGTTTTAAAAGCTAGACTTTATGATAAATATCTTCAAGAGCAAAATGATGAACTTGCTCAGGAAAGAAGAAGTCAAGTAGGTTCAGGTGATAGAAGCGAAAGAATTAGAACATATAATTTTCCACAAGGAAGAGTAAGTGACCACAGAATTGGACTTACCTTATATAAACTGGATTCTTTTATAGATGGAGATATAACTGAAATGATTGACTCTCTAACTACCTCAGACCAAGCAGAAAAACTGAAAAATATTTCGGAATAA
- a CDS encoding RNA-binding S4 domain-containing protein yields MRIDKYLKNARVIKRRTIAKEACEQGRVLVNGKNAKPGTEVNVGDEIEIIFGTKPMKIKVEQLLDHAMKDDAKEMYSIIN; encoded by the coding sequence ATGAGGATTGATAAATATTTAAAAAATGCTAGAGTTATAAAAAGAAGAACCATAGCCAAGGAAGCCTGTGAACAAGGAAGAGTTTTAGTAAATGGTAAAAATGCAAAACCAGGTACTGAAGTAAATGTGGGAGATGAAATAGAGATAATCTTTGGAACAAAACCTATGAAAATAAAAGTTGAACAACTTTTGGATCATGCAATGAAAGATGATGCTAAAGAGATGTATTCAATTATTAATTAG